One Bacteroidota bacterium DNA window includes the following coding sequences:
- the atpE gene encoding ATP synthase F0 subunit C has product MELPTLLQVVNEVSVYAPFAKMAAGIGASIAAIAAAMGIGQIGRAAVESIARQPEAADDIRSNMIVSAALIEGAAFFAIVVCLLIVFL; this is encoded by the coding sequence ATGGAATTACCAACATTATTACAAGTAGTAAATGAAGTTTCTGTATATGCACCATTTGCAAAAATGGCAGCAGGTATCGGAGCAAGTATTGCAGCAATTGCTGCCGCTATGGGTATTGGCCAAATTGGTCGTGCTGCTGTTGAATCCATTGCTCGTCAACCCGAAGCTGCGGATGATATCCGATCAAACATGATCGTGTCTGCGGCTTTGATCGAAGGTGCAGCTTTCTTTGCTATTGTTGTTTGTCTATTGATCGTTTTCTTATAG
- the atpB gene encoding F0F1 ATP synthase subunit A → MVDRYRFKESKLIRSIILSLLMVAGLSLQATETESIQHESIKKEYNAGEAIIEHIIDSYSWHILDYGEHTIAIPLPVILIDEGNFYIFSSAKFEHGHASYKGFEIAHTGKNKGKIIKVNHDEHAEQQTPLDFSITKNVTAIFISLLIICFIFISVANSYKKRVGKAPKGLQSFVEPLILFIRDDVAKASIGKNYEKYVPFLLTIFFFILINNVLGLIPFFPGGANVTGNIAVTGVLALFTFLITTFSANKHYWTHIVNTPGVPWWLKFPVPLMPVVELLGVFTKPFVLMVRLFANITAGHIIVFGFISLIFIFGNMNVALGYGVSIFTVAFVIFIGLLEFLVAFIQAYVFTLLSALYFGMATEERH, encoded by the coding sequence ATGGTCGACAGATATAGATTCAAGGAATCAAAATTGATTAGGAGTATTATTCTTTCCCTTTTAATGGTTGCAGGTTTAAGCCTTCAGGCAACCGAAACAGAATCGATACAACACGAAAGTATAAAAAAAGAATACAATGCAGGCGAGGCCATCATCGAGCATATTATTGATTCTTACAGTTGGCACATTTTGGATTATGGAGAACATACCATCGCAATTCCATTGCCTGTTATTTTAATTGATGAGGGTAATTTTTATATTTTTTCATCAGCCAAATTTGAACATGGCCATGCCAGTTATAAAGGATTCGAAATAGCACATACAGGCAAAAACAAAGGCAAAATTATTAAAGTCAACCACGACGAACATGCCGAACAACAGACCCCATTAGATTTTTCAATCACAAAAAATGTAACGGCTATTTTTATCAGTCTGCTTATCATTTGCTTCATTTTTATTTCTGTAGCAAATTCCTATAAAAAACGAGTCGGAAAAGCACCTAAGGGCCTCCAGTCTTTTGTTGAACCTCTTATTCTTTTTATCCGAGATGATGTTGCAAAAGCTTCGATCGGGAAAAATTATGAGAAATACGTGCCTTTTTTATTGACCATATTCTTCTTTATTTTAATTAACAATGTTCTGGGATTAATTCCATTTTTCCCGGGAGGGGCAAATGTTACAGGTAATATTGCCGTTACAGGGGTATTGGCCTTATTTACATTTTTAATTACCACTTTTAGCGCAAATAAACACTACTGGACGCATATTGTAAACACACCGGGAGTGCCTTGGTGGCTTAAATTTCCGGTACCTTTGATGCCAGTAGTTGAACTTCTTGGTGTTTTTACAAAGCCATTTGTGCTCATGGTTAGGCTTTTCGCCAACATTACGGCTGGCCATATTATCGTATTTGGATTCATTAGTTTGATTTTCATTTTCGGAAATATGAACGTTGCCCTTGGATATGGCGTTTCAATTTTTACAGTTGCATTTGTAATTTTCATCGGACTGCTTGAGTTTTTGGTTGCCTTCATACAAGCATACGTATTTACCTTGCTATCGGCACTTTATTTTGGAATGGCAACAGAAGAGCGTCATTAA
- a CDS encoding nuclear transport factor 2 family protein — protein sequence MKKPILFLILFTMLMSCKEKETESIDFKAEILSVESVLQQYVLANETQDFELIEKIWAPSENIVMIGTDSDERLVGWKMIEKAIKQQFSEFQETKITVSNQLIRINETANSAWFSELLAYNFIYKDGAKRFNGMRFTGVLEKINDRWLLVQGHLSIPAEVEMNEVY from the coding sequence ATGAAAAAGCCAATTTTATTCCTGATTCTCTTTACAATGCTGATGAGCTGCAAAGAGAAGGAAACAGAATCCATCGATTTTAAGGCTGAAATCCTTAGTGTGGAATCCGTTTTGCAACAATATGTGCTGGCAAATGAAACCCAGGATTTTGAATTAATAGAAAAAATTTGGGCTCCCAGTGAAAATATTGTAATGATTGGAACAGATTCGGATGAAAGATTAGTGGGTTGGAAAATGATAGAAAAAGCCATAAAACAACAATTTAGTGAGTTTCAGGAAACCAAAATTACCGTAAGTAATCAATTGATCAGGATAAATGAAACAGCTAATTCTGCCTGGTTTAGCGAACTTCTGGCTTATAACTTCATTTATAAAGATGGGGCTAAAAGATTCAATGGTATGCGATTTACAGGTGTTTTGGAAAAAATTAATGATCGATGGTTGTTGGTACAGGGCCATTTATCGATCCCTGCCGAAGTTGAGATGAATGAAGTTTACTAA
- a CDS encoding CDGSH iron-sulfur domain-containing protein: protein MSKPNIAAKFPKAIEMEPGDYYWCACGKSANQPFCDGSHKGSEFSPKLIKIEEKKTIYWCMCKQTKNPPFCDGTHKIL, encoded by the coding sequence ATGTCAAAACCAAATATAGCAGCTAAATTCCCAAAAGCAATTGAAATGGAACCGGGCGACTATTATTGGTGCGCCTGTGGAAAAAGTGCCAATCAACCATTTTGCGACGGATCACATAAAGGATCAGAATTCAGTCCGAAACTGATTAAAATTGAAGAAAAAAAGACCATTTACTGGTGTATGTGCAAACAAACCAAAAATCCACCTTTTTGCGATGGAACGCATAAAATTCTTTAA
- a CDS encoding GNAT family N-acetyltransferase, producing MKILRFTFENKKLLDQAFLLRTKVFIEEQKVDSALEFENEEEAIHYLLFVGKKAVATGRWRQTPNGIKLERFVTLKNYRAKGYGLMLLQHILTEVIPLNQPIYLHAQISALGFYKRNGFSESGKPFDEAGIAHYLMFFRP from the coding sequence ATGAAAATTTTACGTTTTACTTTTGAGAACAAAAAGTTACTTGATCAAGCTTTTTTATTACGTACAAAAGTGTTCATTGAAGAACAAAAGGTTGATTCAGCGCTGGAATTTGAAAATGAAGAAGAAGCCATCCATTATTTGCTTTTCGTTGGGAAAAAGGCTGTAGCTACAGGGAGGTGGAGGCAAACTCCGAACGGAATCAAACTTGAACGATTTGTCACTTTAAAAAATTACAGAGCCAAAGGATATGGGCTTATGCTTTTGCAGCACATTTTAACCGAAGTGATTCCATTAAACCAACCCATTTATTTACATGCTCAAATCTCGGCTCTTGGTTTTTATAAAAGAAATGGATTTTCCGAATCGGGTAAGCCATTCGATGAAGCTGGTATTGCGCATTATTTGATGTTTTTTAGGCCTTAA